A genomic segment from Chitinophagaceae bacterium encodes:
- a CDS encoding insulinase family protein: MINFERFILSNGLRLLVHTDKSTPMAVVNVLYDVGAKDENPHKTGFAHLFEHLMFGGSINIPVYDEPLQQAGGENNAFTTNDFTNYFCQLPAENIETAFWLESDRMLSLAFSKKSLEVQRKVVCEEFKENYINKPYGDVWHKLRELAYSTHPYRWMTIGKELKHVEDASLEDVKGFFHKFYTPANAILVVAGNVDVVQVKLLAEKWFGPIPNGEKYERKLPVEPPQTAPRKLEVKADVPLDAIYKCWHIYPRLDDKYYTADLITDVLGGGASSRLFNALVKDKKLFSNINCYHLGSTDAGLLVIDGKLVKGVEMKIAEAAIDEEIMKLLEKGVSETELEKVKNKTESAMVFEDIGLANRASSIAIYELLGDASLVNTELDKYKAVTTASIAMVSKEIFNENNCSTLYYLSKTI, from the coding sequence ATGATAAATTTTGAACGGTTTATTTTAAGTAATGGCCTGCGCCTTTTGGTGCACACCGATAAAAGTACGCCTATGGCTGTTGTTAATGTGTTATATGATGTAGGCGCAAAAGATGAAAATCCACACAAAACGGGATTTGCCCATTTATTTGAACACCTCATGTTTGGAGGCAGTATAAACATCCCTGTTTATGATGAGCCTTTGCAGCAGGCAGGCGGGGAAAATAATGCCTTCACTACAAATGATTTTACCAATTATTTTTGCCAGTTGCCGGCAGAAAATATTGAAACTGCTTTTTGGCTGGAAAGCGACCGTATGCTAAGCCTTGCTTTCAGCAAAAAAAGCCTGGAGGTACAAAGAAAAGTGGTATGCGAAGAGTTTAAAGAAAACTATATCAATAAACCTTATGGCGATGTGTGGCATAAACTTAGGGAACTGGCTTACAGTACACATCCCTATCGCTGGATGACCATTGGAAAAGAATTAAAACATGTAGAAGACGCTTCGCTTGAAGACGTAAAAGGATTTTTTCATAAATTTTATACGCCGGCCAATGCCATTTTAGTAGTGGCAGGCAATGTTGATGTAGTGCAGGTAAAGCTGCTTGCAGAAAAATGGTTTGGCCCGATTCCCAACGGCGAAAAATATGAACGGAAATTACCTGTAGAACCTCCGCAAACAGCCCCAAGAAAGCTGGAAGTAAAGGCAGATGTGCCTTTGGATGCAATTTATAAATGCTGGCATATATACCCAAGGCTCGATGATAAATATTATACAGCCGATTTAATTACCGATGTTTTGGGTGGCGGCGCATCATCGAGGTTGTTTAATGCATTGGTTAAAGATAAAAAGCTTTTCAGCAATATTAATTGCTACCACCTGGGCAGCACCGATGCAGGCCTTTTGGTTATAGACGGAAAACTGGTAAAAGGAGTGGAAATGAAAATTGCAGAAGCCGCTATTGATGAGGAAATAATGAAATTATTAGAGAAAGGTGTGTCAGAGACAGAATTGGAAAAAGTGAAAAACAAAACAGAAAGCGCAATGGTATTTGAAGATATTGGCCTTGCCAACAGGGCTTCCAGCATTGCTATTTATGAATTACTGGGTGATGCTTCGCTGGTAAATACCGAATTGGATAAATATAAAGCAGTAACCACAGCATCTATTGCAATGGTAAGCAAAGAAATTTTTAATGAAAATAACTGCAGCACATTATATTACCTTTCTAAAACCATTTAA
- a CDS encoding cbb3-type cytochrome c oxidase subunit I, with the protein MAPFSNKQDIILRNFLITVLCLLFLGMFFGLTGALQYLSPGFLKNYLSFERVRPLHVSSVVFWIIFGAACCVLTYVKEYVAGSLFSWKILKLAYVIFLFSTIIILSSYVYGIFGGREYWEFNPVLAIPVTIVWVLLLIIFVKSIKTFKKQPVYIWMWLTGFCFFLFTYLESNLWLIPFFRNNVVYELTVQWKSYGAMVGSWNMLIYGCGIYLMDKISGTKEYGFSKTAFAIYFLGLFNLMFNWGHHIYTLPTHSLIKNIAYVVSMTELILFVRIIYLWKSSLSTALKHFHYLPYKFLMAADIWIFLTLALAIPMSIPAVNIYTHGTHVTVGHTMGATIGINTMLLFAFIFDIIWKEKIIAPEKIKNFNLVYWIANGALLSFWLALVIAGFLKGHWQMHPASVPFSAMMSSLKPFFIIFFIAGSLLFLSLSVFIFVAVSALVKMKPQATPQAAT; encoded by the coding sequence ATGGCACCATTCAGCAATAAACAAGATATTATACTACGCAACTTTTTAATTACTGTTTTATGCCTGCTGTTTTTGGGTATGTTTTTTGGCTTAACTGGCGCTTTACAATACTTGTCGCCCGGTTTTTTGAAAAATTACTTATCGTTTGAAAGAGTAAGGCCGCTGCACGTTTCTTCTGTGGTTTTTTGGATAATCTTTGGTGCTGCCTGTTGTGTTTTAACGTATGTAAAAGAGTATGTAGCAGGCAGTTTATTTTCATGGAAAATATTAAAGCTTGCATATGTTATTTTTTTATTTTCTACCATTATTATTTTAAGCTCTTATGTTTACGGCATTTTTGGCGGCAGGGAATACTGGGAGTTTAATCCTGTATTAGCTATTCCCGTTACAATAGTATGGGTATTATTACTGATCATCTTTGTAAAGTCAATTAAAACTTTTAAAAAGCAGCCTGTATATATCTGGATGTGGCTAACTGGTTTTTGCTTTTTTTTATTTACCTACCTCGAATCTAATTTATGGCTTATTCCTTTTTTTAGGAACAATGTTGTTTATGAATTAACGGTTCAATGGAAATCTTATGGCGCCATGGTGGGCTCATGGAATATGTTGATTTATGGCTGCGGTATTTATTTAATGGATAAAATTTCAGGCACTAAAGAATATGGCTTTTCTAAAACGGCATTTGCTATTTATTTTTTAGGGCTGTTTAATTTAATGTTTAACTGGGGCCACCATATTTATACTTTGCCTACTCATAGCCTTATAAAAAACATTGCGTATGTAGTAAGTATGACAGAGCTTATATTGTTTGTCCGTATTATCTATCTCTGGAAATCATCTTTAAGTACGGCATTAAAACATTTTCATTATTTGCCGTATAAATTTTTAATGGCAGCCGATATTTGGATTTTCCTCACCCTGGCATTGGCCATTCCCATGTCCATTCCTGCCGTAAATATTTATACGCATGGCACGCATGTTACGGTTGGCCATACCATGGGAGCTACTATTGGTATCAATACCATGTTGCTTTTCGCTTTTATTTTCGATATTATTTGGAAAGAAAAAATAATTGCACCTGAAAAAATAAAAAACTTTAACCTGGTTTATTGGATAGCTAATGGCGCTTTGCTCAGCTTTTGGCTTGCGCTGGTAATTGCCGGATTTTTAAAAGGCCACTGGCAAATGCATCCAGCATCGGTTCCCTTTTCTGCAATGATGTCAAGCTTAAAACCTTTTTTTATAATTTTTTTTATTGCGGGCAGTTTATTGTTTTTAAGTTTATCGGTATTTATTTTCGTGGCGGTATCTGCATTAGTAAAAATGAAACCGCAAGCAACACCACAAGCTGCTACTTAA
- a CDS encoding enoyl-CoA hydratase/isomerase family protein: protein MSIEIIEGYVKAGTVNSITTIEFHHPQSNSLPGKMLSALATAIQKAGLDAATKVIVLKSSGEKAFCAGASFNELTAIQDEKQGLEFFSGFANVINAMRNSQKFIIARVQGKCVGGGVGLAAAADYAIALQSADIKLSELAVGIGPFVVGPAVERKIGAAAFSSLSIDATNWRNSNWALQHGLFAEVHESSEVLDKAVSALANTLAQSSAEAMAALKKIFWAGTENWDSLLYERAAVSGRLVLSNYTKEAIEKFKTK from the coding sequence ATGAGTATAGAAATAATTGAGGGCTATGTAAAAGCAGGAACAGTTAATAGTATTACCACAATCGAATTCCATCATCCGCAAAGCAACTCGCTTCCCGGAAAAATGTTAAGTGCTTTGGCCACAGCCATACAAAAAGCCGGGCTGGATGCAGCTACTAAAGTTATAGTTTTGAAAAGCAGTGGCGAAAAAGCTTTTTGCGCAGGAGCAAGTTTTAATGAATTAACAGCGATACAAGATGAAAAGCAGGGGCTTGAATTTTTTAGCGGATTTGCAAATGTGATTAATGCTATGCGCAATAGCCAAAAATTTATTATTGCCCGTGTACAGGGTAAATGCGTGGGTGGAGGCGTTGGACTTGCAGCGGCTGCGGATTATGCCATTGCTTTGCAGTCTGCAGATATTAAACTCAGTGAACTGGCAGTTGGCATTGGACCTTTTGTGGTAGGCCCTGCCGTTGAGCGAAAAATTGGCGCTGCAGCTTTTAGTTCACTTTCTATTGATGCTACAAATTGGCGCAATAGTAATTGGGCATTGCAGCACGGGCTATTTGCCGAAGTTCATGAAAGTTCCGAGGTGCTGGATAAAGCTGTTTCTGCTTTGGCAAATACACTGGCCCAAAGCAGTGCAGAGGCAATGGCTGCGCTTAAAAAAATATTTTGGGCCGGCACCGAAAACTGGGACAGCTTGTTGTATGAACGGGCAGCTGTAAGTGGTAGACTGGTATTGAGCAATTATACCAAAGAAGCCATTGAAAAGTTTAAGACAAAATAA
- a CDS encoding insulinase family protein encodes MMNRKSAPKITEAVNFTLNLKPYETLVLDNGVKVYAINEGPQDIIQIEIVFSAGNWFENKNGIAGATNFMLKNGTTQKTALQINEAFEYYGTFCSRHCYNETATLSLHTLTKYLHHLLPVMQELISDSVFPENELELFKQNSLQKLTVNLRNAEFVAGRLIDSYVYGENHPYGIYTRPDTLEQLTVEELKLFYNQYYLNGEAVLFVSGNLPEKIFELLNNNFGKLSLKPATFHYPAKVATPSIVKKYRIENDKTSVQGAIRLAQPFPNRHHPDFKKVMLLNCLFGGFFGSRLMSNIREDKGFTYGIYSYIQNHLQQSAWLISTEAGKDVCEATISEVYKEMKALTQKHVGKDELLLVKNYMMGTILGDLNGPFQIMGRWKNIILNQLDETYFYDSVKAIKETTAEELMELSKKYLSPEQFYELVVY; translated from the coding sequence TTGATGAACAGGAAATCAGCACCCAAAATTACCGAAGCGGTAAATTTTACTTTAAATCTTAAACCTTACGAAACCCTGGTACTGGATAACGGCGTAAAGGTGTATGCCATAAATGAAGGGCCACAGGATATCATACAAATTGAAATTGTTTTTTCGGCAGGCAACTGGTTCGAAAATAAAAACGGTATTGCAGGAGCAACTAATTTTATGCTCAAAAACGGCACGACTCAAAAAACAGCATTGCAAATAAACGAGGCTTTTGAGTACTATGGCACTTTTTGTAGCAGGCATTGTTATAACGAAACCGCCACACTTAGCCTTCATACCCTTACTAAATACCTCCATCATTTGCTTCCGGTTATGCAGGAGCTTATCAGTGATTCGGTTTTTCCGGAAAATGAGCTTGAATTGTTTAAACAGAACTCACTGCAAAAATTAACAGTGAATTTACGTAATGCCGAATTTGTTGCCGGGAGGTTAATTGACAGTTATGTTTATGGAGAAAACCACCCTTATGGTATTTACACCCGGCCAGATACCTTAGAGCAATTAACAGTAGAAGAACTAAAATTGTTCTACAATCAATATTATCTTAATGGGGAAGCTGTACTTTTTGTTTCTGGAAATTTGCCGGAAAAGATATTTGAATTACTCAACAACAATTTTGGTAAGCTCAGTTTAAAACCCGCAACCTTTCATTATCCTGCTAAAGTGGCGACACCTTCAATAGTAAAAAAATACCGTATAGAAAACGATAAAACATCGGTGCAAGGAGCAATTAGGCTGGCACAGCCTTTCCCCAACAGGCACCACCCCGACTTTAAAAAAGTTATGTTGCTTAATTGCCTGTTCGGTGGCTTTTTTGGCTCCAGGTTAATGAGTAATATCAGGGAAGATAAAGGCTTTACTTACGGTATTTACAGTTATATACAAAACCATTTGCAGCAAAGTGCGTGGCTTATCAGTACCGAAGCAGGCAAAGATGTTTGCGAAGCAACCATTAGCGAAGTGTATAAGGAAATGAAGGCGCTCACACAAAAGCACGTAGGTAAAGATGAATTGTTGCTGGTAAAAAATTATATGATGGGTACCATACTTGGCGATCTCAATGGCCCTTTTCAAATAATGGGCAGATGGAAAAATATTATACTCAACCAACTGGATGAAACCTATTTTTATGATTCTGTAAAAGCCATAAAGGAAACCACTGCCGAAGAACTCATGGAACTTTCAAAAAAATATTTAAGCCCCGAACAATTTTATGAGTTGGTTGTATATTAG
- a CDS encoding 6-carboxytetrahydropterin synthase — translation MLSVTKIFRFEMAHALYGYAGKCKNIHGHSYVLHVTVTSSVNKQGYLPAPGLIFDFKDLKKIVDDLILQKLDHQLVLSGTYLNTNPAFMAAENLLIWEMEPSVENILLFIRQQLQMHFPGELQLLKLKLFETADSYAEWGNAL, via the coding sequence ATGCTAAGTGTAACAAAAATATTCCGCTTTGAAATGGCCCATGCATTATATGGCTACGCCGGAAAATGCAAAAATATTCACGGGCACTCTTATGTATTACACGTTACCGTAACCAGCAGCGTCAACAAGCAGGGTTATTTGCCAGCACCCGGCCTTATTTTTGATTTTAAAGATTTGAAAAAAATTGTTGATGACCTCATACTCCAAAAGCTCGACCATCAACTGGTATTGTCAGGAACCTATTTAAATACAAACCCCGCTTTTATGGCTGCTGAAAATTTACTGATATGGGAAATGGAACCGTCTGTTGAAAATATTTTGCTCTTTATAAGGCAGCAGTTACAAATGCATTTTCCAGGGGAATTACAACTTTTAAAACTAAAACTTTTTGAAACAGCCGACTCCTATGCTGAATGGGGAAATGCTTTGTAA
- a CDS encoding cytochrome c, whose protein sequence is MMTDRPKKLIAFLLIFSFIIYTICIYFNFSQTNVRINAPAQEGKLVWQQYGCNSCHQVYGLGGYLGPDLTNVYSKGGSGYIKAFLKSGTEVMPKFQLTENEMNNLAAYLKVVDSSGKSSPHLFKINYDGTIQQ, encoded by the coding sequence ATGATGACGGACAGGCCCAAAAAGCTCATAGCTTTTTTATTGATTTTCTCTTTTATTATTTACACCATTTGCATTTATTTTAATTTTTCCCAAACAAATGTTCGCATAAACGCTCCTGCACAGGAAGGCAAGCTGGTATGGCAGCAATATGGCTGTAACTCCTGTCACCAGGTATATGGTCTGGGGGGCTATTTGGGCCCTGATTTAACGAATGTATATTCAAAAGGAGGATCAGGGTATATTAAAGCATTCCTAAAATCGGGAACTGAGGTTATGCCTAAATTTCAATTAACCGAAAATGAAATGAACAATTTGGCGGCCTATCTTAAGGTTGTGGACTCTTCAGGTAAGAGTAGCCCCCATTTGTTTAAAATAAATTACGATGGCACCATTCAGCAATAA
- a CDS encoding pyridoxamine 5'-phosphate oxidase family protein, whose product MQYLDSNLEFLKERIKEIKIALFRSESYSELQLPNNVISTLQMDNDGNIWFFTSCAGDYADNVEKSFFASLDYYKKGTDCRIRVSGRAVLVDDEGESFLTMSNYSKGTKGRLVLVKLKIAQAEYFESKNAANLKWREKIKDVFSHFFFAETYRIYDFN is encoded by the coding sequence ATGCAATACCTCGACTCAAACCTTGAATTTTTAAAAGAAAGAATAAAGGAAATCAAAATTGCTTTATTCCGTTCTGAAAGTTATTCGGAATTACAATTGCCCAATAATGTGATCAGCACATTGCAAATGGATAACGATGGGAATATTTGGTTTTTTACATCCTGCGCCGGCGATTATGCCGATAATGTAGAGAAATCATTTTTTGCCAGCCTTGATTATTACAAAAAAGGTACCGACTGCCGCATAAGGGTAAGTGGCCGGGCTGTACTGGTAGATGATGAAGGCGAAAGTTTTTTAACCATGAGTAATTACAGCAAAGGAACAAAGGGAAGGCTTGTATTAGTAAAACTCAAAATTGCCCAGGCCGAATATTTTGAAAGTAAAAATGCTGCAAATCTCAAGTGGAGAGAAAAGATAAAAGACGTATTTAGCCATTTCTTTTTTGCGGAAACATACCGCATATACGATTTTAACTAA
- a CDS encoding YtxH domain-containing protein, whose translation MKTNKLLAGILLGAAAGAVLGILFAPDKGKETRKKLKNKSNELGEKLKHRFDEVGNKMQDKYQDIRNEANDILTKAKEKSIL comes from the coding sequence ATGAAAACAAACAAACTACTGGCCGGGATACTATTGGGAGCAGCCGCCGGCGCTGTACTGGGTATTTTATTTGCCCCCGATAAAGGAAAAGAAACCAGGAAAAAATTAAAAAATAAAAGCAACGAACTGGGTGAAAAATTAAAACACCGTTTTGATGAAGTTGGCAACAAGATGCAGGATAAATACCAGGATATCCGTAATGAAGCTAATGATATCCTTACTAAGGCAAAAGAAAAAAGTATTCTTTAA
- a CDS encoding tail fiber domain-containing protein, with translation MRLKLLTAFLFFTTIFSSQNIIAQSLAVNTTGAVADNSAILDITSTAKGMLIPRMTKDEKNGIVAPATGLLVYQSGPDSTGFHYFNGTLWVWLANADAKLGWLTTGNNGTDTAINFLGTLDNKPLMLRQNNFWMGQLNTSKKNYFIGAASGFNNASGILLSAFGDSALFNNTTGNGNTAFGSGALKGLKGAITGHVNVAVGNNAMPSITTGGQNIAIGDNAMFSNETGAINVAIGAGAFENAKKGDGNISIGLWSQRLNDSGYNNIAIGTQALYNNDSSRNTAVGFQSLFYNNRFNNVAYGYGSGTIASYLQTDPLLGIENTYIGYASGYYTNTGSKNVAVGNRALQGMGYFNGDVPGNDNYKRNVAVGDSAMLYAVGSDNVAIGFKTLSNSQYGGRHVAIGSRALSSTSSTYPNTAIGYLSMDSITTTGANTALGSYTLATAKTGSANTAIGNAAMYEAGVTWATLTNNTAVGNNSFRKGRYYGNSAFGSEALSADTSGIWNTAIGNVSMEKNLSGILNAGVGVSSLRNNTIGSFNTAMGSNALYAQDTADRVTAVGYEALFYNNRDFNTAVGVHAGWGNSWNSNNINEGDENTMIGYGALSGNGYGSKNVAVGHMAMSIFTPASFISGGTPSQNVGVGDSALQQNRGNNNTAIGFRALSKNFTAVGNTALGSYALSNHQNDNYNTALGFESMVEDTTGFLNTAVGWRSLRKVFKGEENTAIGVGAIEFSDSAKWNTAVGRGAMISRGGEGNTAIGYYASGFNTTTNTANIKYTTTVGYLAGYKNYADENTFVGANAGYGATVNDSISGIENVGIGAYTLTFLTSGKSNTAVGLGPMYFNTTGKGNVAIGTRALVDNRVGNYNVAVGDSALFWNRSSLNVGVGNRALFANINGSSNTAIGNSSLSKLNGGLYNVSMGDSSSTNLVLGSNNVVMGSWAFKDHTIGSRNTAIGNFAMGERESGNDNTAVGEGSLWNTNNNLNTGIGSRAGFTNVSGVRNVFLGANTDAQFDNLINAAAIGANAYVGQSNSIVLGSINGINAATSSTKVGIGTIVPDSTLSIANNFSVGSVGTVQFPNTETMINMFRTGTNNPDRMVFAHSRAYQNWGLQYRDNIDQFNFIGGGVVAMSVRLSGGVGIGTAAPSYQLEVSTNSAGKPGSSFWTISSDERLKDIHGSYTKGMAEILKLNSIKYHYKKDNQLNLPSNEEFYGFSAQEVQKVFPEAVKKNENGYLSLDIQPIIMAYINAFKEQEAILDKQQQELKDQKNTINQLLKRIEAIEKKNNH, from the coding sequence ATGAGACTTAAATTACTCACTGCCTTTTTATTTTTCACGACAATATTTTCCAGTCAAAATATTATTGCACAGTCGCTTGCTGTAAATACTACAGGAGCAGTAGCAGATAATAGTGCAATTTTAGATATTACCAGTACAGCCAAAGGCATGCTTATTCCACGAATGACCAAGGACGAAAAAAACGGTATAGTAGCGCCGGCTACAGGTTTGCTGGTTTATCAATCTGGCCCCGATAGTACGGGCTTTCATTATTTTAACGGTACACTTTGGGTGTGGCTGGCAAATGCCGATGCCAAGCTCGGTTGGCTTACTACAGGCAATAACGGTACAGATACTGCAATAAATTTTTTAGGCACATTGGATAATAAACCATTGATGCTAAGACAAAATAATTTTTGGATGGGCCAGCTAAATACTTCTAAAAAAAATTATTTTATTGGCGCAGCTTCGGGTTTTAATAATGCTTCAGGCATTTTATTATCTGCTTTTGGCGATAGCGCACTGTTTAACAATACAACCGGAAATGGGAATACCGCTTTTGGTAGCGGAGCCTTAAAAGGCCTAAAAGGAGCAATTACCGGCCATGTAAATGTAGCAGTAGGTAATAATGCAATGCCAAGTATTACAACTGGCGGTCAAAATATTGCCATAGGAGATAATGCTATGTTTAGTAACGAAACGGGAGCTATTAATGTAGCTATTGGTGCAGGCGCATTTGAAAATGCCAAAAAAGGAGATGGTAATATTAGTATTGGCTTATGGTCGCAGCGGCTTAATGATAGCGGTTATAATAATATTGCCATAGGCACACAGGCATTATACAACAATGATTCATCGAGAAATACGGCTGTTGGTTTTCAAAGTTTGTTTTATAATAACAGGTTTAACAATGTTGCTTATGGTTATGGTAGCGGTACAATAGCAAGCTATTTGCAAACCGATCCTTTGCTGGGTATTGAAAATACTTACATTGGTTATGCATCGGGTTATTATACAAATACCGGCAGTAAAAATGTAGCCGTTGGCAACAGGGCCTTACAAGGTATGGGATATTTTAATGGAGATGTACCGGGCAATGATAATTATAAACGAAATGTAGCCGTTGGCGATTCGGCAATGCTTTATGCAGTAGGCAGCGATAATGTGGCCATCGGTTTTAAAACATTATCCAACAGCCAGTATGGCGGGCGGCATGTAGCTATTGGCAGCAGGGCTTTATCCAGCACAAGCTCCACTTATCCTAATACGGCAATTGGATATTTAAGTATGGACAGCATTACTACAACCGGCGCCAATACCGCACTTGGGAGCTATACTTTGGCTACAGCAAAAACAGGTAGCGCCAATACCGCAATTGGCAATGCAGCTATGTACGAAGCTGGCGTAACCTGGGCTACGCTTACCAATAACACAGCTGTGGGGAATAATAGCTTTAGAAAAGGAAGGTATTATGGCAATAGCGCCTTTGGTTCAGAAGCATTAAGTGCCGATACTTCCGGTATTTGGAATACAGCAATTGGGAATGTTTCCATGGAAAAAAACTTAAGCGGTATTCTAAACGCTGGCGTAGGAGTTTCCAGTTTAAGAAATAATACAATTGGAAGTTTTAATACTGCAATGGGCTCAAATGCTTTATATGCACAGGATACTGCCGACCGTGTAACGGCAGTGGGTTATGAAGCTTTGTTTTATAATAACAGGGATTTTAATACAGCGGTAGGTGTACACGCAGGTTGGGGAAATTCATGGAATTCCAATAATATTAACGAAGGAGATGAAAATACCATGATTGGGTATGGAGCCTTATCCGGAAATGGTTATGGTAGCAAAAATGTAGCAGTTGGTCACATGGCCATGAGTATATTTACACCCGCATCTTTTATTTCGGGTGGAACCCCTTCACAAAATGTAGGAGTGGGTGATTCGGCTCTGCAACAAAACCGTGGAAACAATAATACCGCAATTGGTTTTAGGGCCTTGAGCAAAAACTTTACGGCTGTAGGCAATACAGCCCTCGGTTCTTATGCTTTAAGCAATCATCAAAACGATAATTATAACACCGCATTAGGATTTGAATCTATGGTAGAAGATACTACTGGTTTTTTGAATACAGCTGTAGGTTGGCGGTCATTACGTAAAGTATTTAAAGGAGAAGAAAATACAGCAATAGGTGTAGGTGCTATAGAATTTTCAGATTCGGCAAAGTGGAACACTGCAGTGGGCCGTGGCGCTATGATAAGCCGTGGCGGAGAAGGAAATACGGCAATTGGATATTATGCTTCTGGCTTCAATACAACAACAAATACAGCTAATATTAAATATACTACTACCGTTGGTTACCTTGCCGGGTATAAAAATTATGCTGATGAAAACACCTTTGTAGGCGCTAATGCAGGTTATGGCGCAACCGTAAACGATTCTATATCGGGAATAGAAAATGTAGGTATTGGCGCTTATACCCTTACCTTTCTTACCAGTGGCAAAAGCAATACGGCTGTGGGCCTTGGCCCCATGTATTTTAATACCACAGGCAAAGGCAATGTTGCAATTGGTACCCGTGCATTAGTAGATAACAGGGTAGGTAATTATAATGTAGCTGTTGGAGATAGCGCCTTATTTTGGAATCGATCCAGTTTAAATGTGGGCGTTGGAAACAGGGCTTTATTTGCCAATATAAACGGCAGTTCAAATACGGCAATAGGAAACTCTTCTTTGAGTAAATTAAATGGCGGGCTATACAATGTAAGTATGGGCGACAGTTCTTCAACAAACTTAGTGTTGGGCAGCAACAATGTAGTAATGGGTTCCTGGGCATTTAAAGATCACACTATAGGAAGCCGAAATACAGCAATTGGAAATTTTGCAATGGGTGAAAGAGAATCAGGAAACGACAATACAGCCGTGGGAGAAGGAAGTTTATGGAATACCAATAATAACCTGAATACCGGAATCGGCAGCAGGGCAGGATTTACAAATGTGTCGGGAGTTCGAAATGTTTTTTTGGGCGCAAATACAGATGCTCAATTCGATAACCTTATAAATGCAGCAGCCATAGGAGCAAATGCTTATGTAGGACAAAGTAATAGCATTGTTTTAGGAAGTATAAATGGTATTAATGCGGCAACTTCTTCTACAAAGGTTGGTATTGGTACTATTGTTCCGGATTCAACCCTTTCTATTGCCAATAATTTTTCGGTAGGTAGTGTGGGAACGGTTCAATTTCCCAATACAGAAACCATGATAAATATGTTTAGAACGGGTACGAACAACCCCGATCGTATGGTATTTGCACACAGCAGGGCTTACCAAAACTGGGGATTGCAATACAGGGACAATATTGACCAGTTTAATTTTATTGGAGGGGGCGTTGTGGCAATGTCTGTTAGATTGAGTGGAGGTGTTGGCATTGGTACTGCGGCTCCTTCATATCAACTGGAGGTATCAACCAACTCGGCAGGCAAGCCGGGATCTTCATTTTGGACAATATCTTCCGATGAAAGATTAAAAGATATTCACGGCAGTTATACCAAGGGCATGGCCGAAATTTTAAAACTAAATTCCATAAAGTATCATTATAAAAAAGATAATCAACTCAACCTGCCATCCAACGAAGAGTTTTATGGCTTTTCGGCACAGGAAGTACAAAAGGTATTTCCCGAAGCTGTGAAAAAAAATGAAAACGGTTACCTCAGCCTGGATATACAACCTATAATAATGGCCTATATCAATGCTTTTAAAGAGCAGGAGGCAATTTTAGATAAACAACAGCAGGAGCTGAAAGATCAAAAAAATACTATAAATCAATTGCTTAAAAGAATTGAAGCAATTGAGAAAAAAAACAACCATTAA
- a CDS encoding phage holin family protein, giving the protein MNFLIKLLITAGVSYLLPQLLSGIHVDSFKAAVLFALLLGILNVLVKPIFIILTLPATILTLGLFLLVINAVMVMLSAKFISGFHVDGFWWALLFSICLSLITSFLHSVIDNPRK; this is encoded by the coding sequence ATGAATTTTTTAATAAAACTATTAATTACCGCAGGCGTTTCTTACCTGTTGCCTCAGTTGCTTTCCGGCATACATGTGGATAGTTTTAAGGCGGCTGTTTTATTCGCCCTTTTGCTGGGTATATTAAATGTACTGGTAAAACCTATTTTTATAATACTCACTTTGCCCGCAACTATACTTACGCTGGGTTTGTTTTTACTGGTTATAAATGCCGTTATGGTAATGCTGTCTGCAAAGTTTATATCCGGCTTTCATGTAGATGGCTTTTGGTGGGCACTGCTTTTCAGTATTTGCCTTTCGTTAATTACTTCGTTCCTGCACTCTGTTATTGACAACCCACGAAAATAA